ATCCGGTCGCCGCCGGGAAATCACCGGGACCGGACGTCGACCCGCCGACCTTCTTCCGCCGCACCGGGCCGCCGGAGGGGAGCTCGCGCGTGGTGGAGGCGGCGGGGAGCTGCTCCCAGGGCGGGATGGTGGGGTCGCGGGTGACCGGCACCTCGGCGGCGCTGTAGTACGGGCGCAGCGCCACCACGCCGGAGCGCGCCTGCGCGGCCCCGCTCACCAGCGGCCGGAGCGGCACCCCGAAGCCGTAGCTCACCGCGCGCGGGTCCGCCCGCGGCGGCGCGTACGCGGCCGGGGTGGCGGTCGACGCGGCGGAAGCCGACTCGGGCTCGACGGAGATCACCGTGGCCCCCTCGGGATAGGGGGACGGGGCGGCCGGCGCGGTGGGCACGTAGGACGCGGCCGCGCCGGAGGCGAGCGCGCTGGTTCCCCCCGAGGGGACGCTGGCGGTGGCGCTGGCGCCCGCCGCGCCGAAGGAGCGGATGGCGGACCCCGCGGCGGCCTCGGCCTTGGCGATGCGCACCGTCTCGACCGCCGCGCCCACGCCCCCGGCCGCGGAGAGCGCGAAGCCGGACGAGGCCGCGGGGGTGGCGCCCGCCCCGGCCCCGGCGGAGAGCGAGCCCGAGCGCTCCAGCCCCAGCGAGGCCTCGAGCGAGGCGCCCACGTCGGCCCCGAAGCCGGTGCTGACGCCCACGCCGGCGCTCAGGTTGAGCGAGGTGTCGACGTCGATCTCCACCCCCGCCTCGAGCGAGAGGGTGCCGTCGACCCCGGCGGCCAGCCCGCGCCAGGCGCCGGGGTCCACCCCCACGCGCGCGGCGAAGTCGGCCAGGCTCTCCCCCGCCATCGCCTCCAGGGTGAAGTCCGCCGAGAGGCCCAGCTCCAGCCCCACGCCGAGGCCCAGGTTGAGCCCCAGCCCCAGGCTCCCCGGCATCCCGAAGCCGATCCCCCCGGTGGCGGAGGGGGCGTTGCCCTCCTTGCTGGAGCCGGGGCCCGACTTCATCAGCTGGTAGTCGGCGTTCTGCTCCTTGATGGAGACGCTCATCTTGGCGCGGAGCGGGAAGCCGTTCTCGGCGAAGAGGTCGAAGTCGAGCGACACCGTGCTGATGACGCCTTTGATCTCAAGCCCGCCCCACTCGAACTTCACCCGCGGGGGCGACTGGCGCTTCCCGGCGGGCCCCTGGGGGAGCACGAACTGCTCGACCTTGGCCGTCTTCTCGCGCACGTTGCGCGGCTCACCGCCCCCGCCCGTCTCGTCGGCGGTGTCGAACACCAGGTCGAAGGAGAGCTCGGTGGCCGAGTTGCCGGTGAACTGCTGCGCGGTGCGCCCCTTCTGCGCGCCCCCCTCGGTGTTGTTGGTGAGCGTGAGGCGCAGCGACGCCGGGTTGAACTGGACGGTGATCGTCTCCAGCTCGGTGTCCTTGGAGTCGTTGCTGAGCTTGATCAGCTTCGCCTTCTCGAGTGCCGCCACGCGTCCTCCCGAGTGGTTGCCGGTGCCTCAACTGCTTTCAGGTCTCACACAGAGGACACGGAGGACACGGAGAAACTGCATCCGATGCGTCGCTCCGGTCTCGCTTTCCTCTGTGTTCTCTGTGTCCTCTGTGTGAGCTATGCCGTTCCTTACAGCGCCAGCTGCAGCCCCTCGTGCGCGATGTGGAGCTCCTCGATCGCCACGTCGCCGGTCTTGGCGTTCAGCTGCGGGCCGGAGACCTTCGCCGGGAGGCCGCGGGTGAAGGTCCAGGTGGCCAGCACGGTGGCGCCGTCGAACCCAAGCACCTGGATGGTGCCGTCGTAGCGGGCCACGGGGCGCACCCCGTTCAGCACCCCCTGCAGCCAGGCCCAGAGCGCGGTGTTCACCCGGTTGTCGCTGCCGTAGAACATCCCGCGCTTGAGCACCAGGTTGGTGTACTTCCCCCGCCCCACGCGGCGGATCACCCCGTTGTTGCGCCCGCCCTCCTGCAGCTCCTGCACGTCCATCTCGACCTCGAGCCCCGAGCACTCCTGGAAGCCGCCGTCGCCGAGCGACTCGCCCCCCGCGGAGCTCCCCAGGGAGATCTCCACGGAAATGCTGGCGGAGATCCCCGCGGTGGCCCCGGCGGCGCCCGTGGTCCCCGACTGCCCCGACTCGGCCGCGGCGCTCTTGCGGAGCGACACGCGGAAGTTGAAGGTGCCCGCCAGGCGGTGGGCGGCGTCGACGGCCATCTCACTCCTCCGTCACCAGGGTGCCGTCGCCCCCGCGCGAGAGCTTGAGGACGATGAACTCCAGCGGCTCGGCCGGGGCCACGCCCACGTGGCAGAAGAGCCGCCCCTGGTCCACCTCGTACGGCGGGTTCAGCTCCTCGTCGCACTTGACGAAGAAGGCCTCGGCCGGCGTCTGCCCGCGGAAGGCGTTGGCGGTGAAGAGCTGCCCCAGGTAGAGCTCCAGCAGCCGCCGGAGCTCGTCGCGGAGCGCCGCGCTGTTGGGCTCGAAGACGGTCCACTGCATCTGCTGCAGGAGGGTCCGGCCCAGCATGGTCATCAGCCGGCGCACCGAGAGCTGCCGCCAGAGCGGGTCGCGCGAGAGGGTGCGCCCGGCGGTGAGCACGATCCCGTCGCGCTCGGGGAGGAAGACGTTCACCGCCTGCTGGTGCAGCTCGTCGTGGCGCGCGGGGCTCACCCGGTCCAGCACCGACACCGCGCCCACCACCCGCGCGTTGGCCGGCCCGTGCGGCACCCCGAAGGCGATCTCCTGCTTCGCCACGATCCCCGCCGCGAAGGCCGAGGGCGGGACGGAGACCAGCGGGTCGCGCTCGTCGTCGGGGCGCGAGACGCGCAGCCACGGGTGGTAGCCCGCCGCCCACCAGCTCGAGAACCGCGCGCGCCACTCCAGCACCCTGCGGTGGGGGAGCCCCGGGGGGACGTCGAGCAGCACCACCCACGAGCGCAGCTCCTCCGCCAGGTCCACCACCTGCTGCTGCCGCGCGACGATCTCGTCGAAGTCGAGCTCCGGGTCGAGGTGCAGCGCGACCAGCTCCCCGGCCGACCCGTCGGGCTCCGCCGGCCCGTCCGGGCAGTCCACGCCGGAGGAGGGCGGCTCCGGCTCCACCGCCAGCTCCACGCAGGGCTCGAACGCGGGCCCGGCGAGGCTCACGTCGGCCGCGTCCTTGCGCCCGGCCAGCGGCTCCGGCGAGTACAGGTCGGGGACGCAGACGATGGAGAGGTCGTCCAGCTCCACCAGGGCGTGGATCCCGCTCCGCGGCTGCTCGTCGCCCGGCGTCCAGCGGCCGTCGAAGAAGTCGTCGTGGACGATGGCCTCGTAGCGGTCGCGCCCGCAGGTGAACTGGGGCGAGGGCGGCGCGGGCGGCGGGCGCAGCTTGGGGTCGTCCACCTCCAGGTCGTCCTCGATCCAGGCCGGGTCGGGGTAGACGAGCGACGAGTCGCGGTAGAGCACGGCCGCCATCCAGCGCGGGTGCAGCGCCGAGAGCCCCAGCCGCTCGTGCACCTCGGCGCGCTCGATCCCGTCGTCGGCCAGGTCGACCACCGCCAGGTCCGCCTCCACCACCTCCACCCGCTCGGGCTTGGAGGCGGCCGCCGACTCCAGTACGGAGACCCGCCGCCGCACCGGGTCCTCCGGGTCCCACTCGTCGCGCAC
This sequence is a window from Longimicrobium sp.. Protein-coding genes within it:
- a CDS encoding phage tail sheath C-terminal domain-containing protein; translated protein: MRERLLLGAPGVYPLPDEPVRALTGVRMDVAAFVGVAPRGPARLPAFTASWAEPPRGPAAPTLGLRSVAVPVESWSAYRRLYGGFEGPGLLPYAVAAFFEQGGRRAYVVRVVHDYGEGIASNEHGTAFGDVRGATPRLGGTLRLRARDEGSWGNRLRATLSFRVRPLPFEDAPTTAAEIVPTAQTPVPAGTLLRLWLAGGVAELRFVSTVRDEWDPEDPVRRRVSVLESAAASKPERVEVVEADLAVVDLADDGIERAEVHERLGLSALHPRWMAAVLYRDSSLVYPDPAWIEDDLEVDDPKLRPPPAPPSPQFTCGRDRYEAIVHDDFFDGRWTPGDEQPRSGIHALVELDDLSIVCVPDLYSPEPLAGRKDAADVSLAGPAFEPCVELAVEPEPPSSGVDCPDGPAEPDGSAGELVALHLDPELDFDEIVARQQQVVDLAEELRSWVVLLDVPPGLPHRRVLEWRARFSSWWAAGYHPWLRVSRPDDERDPLVSVPPSAFAAGIVAKQEIAFGVPHGPANARVVGAVSVLDRVSPARHDELHQQAVNVFLPERDGIVLTAGRTLSRDPLWRQLSVRRLMTMLGRTLLQQMQWTVFEPNSAALRDELRRLLELYLGQLFTANAFRGQTPAEAFFVKCDEELNPPYEVDQGRLFCHVGVAPAEPLEFIVLKLSRGGDGTLVTEE
- a CDS encoding phage tail protein: MAVDAAHRLAGTFNFRVSLRKSAAAESGQSGTTGAAGATAGISASISVEISLGSSAGGESLGDGGFQECSGLEVEMDVQELQEGGRNNGVIRRVGRGKYTNLVLKRGMFYGSDNRVNTALWAWLQGVLNGVRPVARYDGTIQVLGFDGATVLATWTFTRGLPAKVSGPQLNAKTGDVAIEELHIAHEGLQLAL